A single genomic interval of Aphidius gifuensis isolate YNYX2018 linkage group LG6, ASM1490517v1, whole genome shotgun sequence harbors:
- the LOC122858804 gene encoding citron rho-interacting kinase-like: MLALPKSPSKMSKENSELSLQLRNNRKRERQEQQRRLLELPSKTKELTLSNLSNEKLELAVELEEKMREIHEQQRTMLNLQDKIYSNTRLTMSKEKYELSEKLEKNMNDLEDAQKKLLELHARSSEDARLTTALELQLEEKKIKLDASLKEREKLERELSKIKTEMDLLKRKLDAKIQERSELERTVLDIITNAKQKWELSEKKKLRCLNEHIESQTVRITELCTSNNEMSSKLQRLQCELETTTAELHKLRTFQIQYKESLAKTRELRRQSVAGVENKLEEIATRSHSQLAEIRMKLESEMLKNNELENELRNERDGNHCRLSRMTVALELAQSDLKDVKEQLRSAQAMIPPRDEEINTLRNQLKERTKQLEDINNKDDIVKNLENDNEKLRKENEDMKIKLNKTKINLNDTITNLKQSENIAKIDKVKLQAKLQESQEKEDDQLRKVEELEELLNNLQQSVTKLEAENARLKNNTDKKSSSSRSSTTTTTTTTAAAAQQQLTNDEKKVYEQQIERLEKRLELTRDKLNTEKDTLLKIKSELRQKDIELKSANVDKRIAERNEKSSKDKIEQLEKEKNELTEKLNKKQEEIDEKSKKISTELDKAKASLADITKQSSRNRLQADSAQRALTQANEQIQQLQTSSSNLRRELDAARKEKQTNQERVTSLKNENKRFLNDITKLNELKNSLECKIDDLERKLKEVELNNEVLKETCVVLEEQLTDYERLTSDHETRENTLVQEKMRLQKDIDDVEKKLRESKIGQNEEKTQRLIAERKIEKLESDKSDIENERDHLRQKNNEYKERVQDLSNQLTSSTTKVHDMECDLIHLERALEHAKTDAIQVKEESSVYLTRLHQLKDYNEELANDLKSSIEQGQELRSRIAELESVLEEMRQFYSEHEFKNEGTRQQQTKLIDYLQLKLEEQSKKKKNFCDKIFKSKQKEQLPPLMQLNGCSMPVGYRELENQLSRERAKVKKLTEQLLDLKATIASTTPTSPTKKTTPTINSPKKSNNNNKNEEILQDVFIQHNSASIKRSSHNIHHTFQVEILLLKNRKCTVCNETIPLGKQVSKCSHCQLITHCKCSSKAEAICGLPGGFIEHLKQNWRNSDESISTLSGSVQTLTIDEPDYTTFNDDDDDDEDDDGNNDNRKANKNNKITMESWVKVTGNGKTLWDRKYLRLENGYLCVYEHEPLKNMSPINKINLTGKTGFSVRDTIDQTDIPGTAKSDLEYIFRVEEGSLPCWSSPPRLDIMALSQVDKKSWLNALKSITTSTSCLAKNTMSSTILRLEKNRLDLNCVVELEKEGVLLVCAQEGLYSFRPSHSKILTAIRGVKKVNRLSLHENIGLAIMIAGEDRKLVSCDLRQLKSNAMAADCSRPAITTKNILNGTESCHFYQLQNNLLCAATHSSIILLKWQANDEYDEFIPVREFETGEPCSCAIFTNDSLIVGCQKFYQINLNTYNAKDLPDGDDSSDRIELAGLAGIGVFPVAVLNVGNLNDGRMEILLCYNEFGVFVDEYGHRTRAVDPVWNHFPFSFAFRNPYLFIVHCATVEVIKLTPDVYKHKSKIPEKTLIDFNNPRYLGLAGTRGIYVSNATSTLDIQKIDGAASIMSRMADSVDSLCDNDDSSSEWSFSQSLVETLDNPGKKVHFEESSNPRL, encoded by the exons atgttGGCATTGCCAAAAAGTCCAAGTAAAATGAGTAAAGAAAATTCGGAGTTATCATTACAACTACGAAATAACAGAAAAAGAGAACGCCAAGAACAACAACGTCGTCTTCTGGAATTACcatcaaaaacaaaagaattaacattatcaaatttatcaaatgaaaaattagaattagctgttgaacttgaagaaaaaatgcgTGAAATACATGAACAACAAAGGacaatgttaaatttacaagataaaatatattcaaatacacGTTTAACaatgtcaaaagaaaaatatgaattatctgaaaagttagaaaaaaatatgaatgatcTTGAGgatgcacaaaaaaaattacttgaattaCATGCAAGATCAAGTGAAGATGCACGTTTAACAACAGCATTAGAATTacaacttgaagaaaaaaaaattaaacttgatgCATCAttaaaagaaagagaaaaactTGAACGTGaattaagtaaaattaaaacagaaatggatttattaaaaagaaaattagatGCTAAAATTCAAGAACGTTCTGAATTAGAAAGAACAGTACTTGATATAATAACAAATGCTAAACAAAAATGGgaattatcagaaaaaaaaaaattacgatgtTTAAATGAACATATTGAAAGTCAAACAGTACGTATTACTGAATTATGTACAAGTAATAATGAAATGTCATCAAAGCTACAACGTTTACAATGTGAATTAGAAACAACAACTGCTGAATTACATAAATTACGTACATTTCAAATACAATATAAAGAATCATTAGCTAAAACACGTGAGCTACGTCGTCAAAGTGTTGCTGgtgttgaaaataaacttgaagaaATAGCAACAAGAAGTCATAGTCAACTTGCTGAAATACGTATGAAACTTGAATctgaaatgttaaaaaataatgaactaGAAAATGAATTAAGAAATGAAAGAGATGGTAATCATTGTAGATTATCAAGAATGACTGTTGCATTAGAATTAGCACAATCAGATTTAAAAGATGTTAAAGAACAATTACGTAGTGCACAAGCAATGATACCACCACGTGATGAAGAAATTAATACACTACGTAATCAATTAAAAGAACGTACAAAACAACTTgaagatattaataataaagatgatattgttaaaaatttagaaaatgataatgaaaaattacgtaaagaaaatgaagatatgaaaattaaattaaataaaacaaaaattaatttaaatgatacaataacaaatttaaaacaaagtgAAAATATTGCTAAAATAGATAAAGTTAAATTACAAGCTAAATTACAAGAATcacaagaaaaagaagatgATCAATTACGTAAAGTTGAAGAACTTGAAGAGttacttaataatttacaacaaaGTGTTACTAAATTAGAAGCTGAAAAtgcaagattaaaaaataatactgataaaaaatcatcatcatcaagatcatcaacaacaacaacaacaacaacaacagcagcagcagctcaacaacaattgacaaatgatgaaaaaaaagtatatgaaCAACAAATTGAACGTTTAGAAAAACGTTTAGAATTAACacgtgataaattaaatactgaaaaagatacattattaaaaataaaatctgagCTACGACAAAAagatattgaattaaaaagtgCAAATGTTGATAAAAGAATTGCTGAACgtaatgaaaaatcatcaaaagataaaattgagcagttagaaaaagaaaaaaatgaattaactgaaaagttaaataaaaaacaagaagaaattgatgaaaaatctaaaaaaatatcaacagaaCTTGATAAAGCTAAAGCATCATTAGCTGATATAACAAAACAATCATCAAGAAATCGTTTACAAGCTGATTCAGCACAACGTGCATTAACACAAGCAAATgaacaaattcaacaattacaAACATCAAGTTCAAATTTAAGAAGAGAACTTGATGCAgcaagaaaagaaaaacaaacaaatcaaGAACGTGtaacatcattaaaaaatgaaaataaacgttttttaaatgacatcaCAAAGttgaatgaattaaaaaattcattggaatgtaaaattgatgatttagaaagaaaattaaaagaagttgaattaaataatgaagtATTAAAAGAAACATGTGTTGTATTAGAAGAACAATTGACTGATTATGAAAGATTAACATCTGATCATGAAACACGTGAAAATACACTTGTACAAGAAAAAATGAGACTACAAAAAGacattgatgatgttgaaaaaaaattacgtgaatCTAAAATTGGccaaaatgaagaaaaaacacaACGTCTTATTGCTGaacgtaaaattgaaaaactagAATCAGATAAATctgatattgaaaatgaaagagATCATTtacgtcaaaaaaataatgaatataaagaaagagTACAAGATTTATCAAATCAATTAACAAGCTCAACAACAAAAGTACATGACATGGAATGTGATTTAATACATCTTGAACGTGCACTTGAACATGCTAAAACTGATGCAATACAAGTTAAAGAAGAAAGTTCAGTATATTTAACACGTTTACATCAATTAAAAGATTACAATGAAGAATTagcaaatgatttaaaatcatcaattgaacAAGGACAAGAATTACGTTCACGTATTGCTGAATTAGAATCAGTATTAGAAGAAATGAGACAATTTTATTCTGagcatgaatttaaaaatgaaggTACAAgacaacaacaaacaaaattaattgattatttacaattaaaattagaagaacaatcaaagaaaaaaaaaaatttttgtgataaaatatttaaatcaaaacaaaaagaacAATTACCACCTTTAATGCAATTAAATGGTTGTAGTATGCCTGTTGGTTATCGTGAATTAGAAAATCAATTATCACGTGAAAGAgctaaagttaaaaaattaactgaacaattattagatttaaaaGCAACAATTgcatcaacaacaccaacatcaccaactaaaaaaacaacaccaaCAATCAATAGTcctaaaaaatctaataataataataaaaatgaagaaattttaCAGGACGTATTTATACAACATAATTCAGCATCAATAAAAAGATCAAGTCATAATATACATCATACATTTCAggttgaaatattattattaaaaaatcgcAAATGTACAGTATGTAATGAAACAATACCATTGGGTAAACAAGTATCAAAATGTTCACATTGTCAATTGATAACACATTGTAAATGTTCATCAAAAGCTGAAGCAATTTGTGGATTACCTGGTGGTTTTATTGAACATCTTAAACAAAATTGGCGTAATTCAGATGAAAGTATATCAACATTAAGTGGTTCTGTACAAACATTAACAATTGATGAACCAGATTATACAacatttaatgatgatgatgatgacgatgaagatgatgatggtaataatgataatagaaaagctaataaaaataataaaattacaatggaaAGTTGGGTTAAAGTTACTGGTAATGGTAAAACATTATGGGATAGAAAATATCTACGTCTTGAAAATGGCTATTTATGTGTTTATGAGCATgaaccattaaaaaatatgtcaccaataaataaaattaatttaactggTAAAACTGGTTTTTCTGTACGTGATACAATTGATCAAACAGATATACCTGGTACAGCAAAATCAGatttagaatatatatttagagtTGAAGAAGGCTCACTTCCATGTTGGTCATCACCACCACGTCTTGATATTATGGCATTAAgtcaagttgataaaaaatcatggttaaatgcattaaaatcaataacaacatcaacatcatgcTTAGCTAAAAATACAATgtcatcaacaatattaagattagaaaaaaatcgtTTAGATTTAAATTGTGTTGTTGAACTTGAAAAAGAAGGTGTACTTCTTGTTTGTGCACAAGAGGGACTTTATTCATTTCGTCCATCACACAGTAAAATATTAACAGCAATACGTGGtgttaaaaaagttaatcGTTTATcattacatgaaaatattggCTTGGCAATTATGATTGCTGGTGAAGATCGTAAATTAGTATCATGTGATTTACGACAATTAAAAAGTAATGCAATGGCTGCGGATTGTTCAAGACCAGCAATAAcaacgaaaaatatattaaatggtACAGAAAgttgtcatttttatcaactacaaaataatttactgtGTGCTGCAACacattcatcaataatattattaaaatggcAAGCAAATGATGAATATGATGAATTTATACCTGTTAGAGAATTTGAAACTGGTGAACCATGCAGTTGTGCTATTTTTACAAATGACTCATTAATTGTTGGttgtcaaaaattttatcaaattaatttaaatacttatAATGCTAAAGATCTTCCAGATGGTGATGATAGCTCAGATAGAATTGAATTAGCTGGTCTTGCTGGAATTGGTGTATTTCCAGTTGCTGTATTAAATGttggaaatttaaatgatgGAAGAATGGAAATTTTACTGTGTTATAATGAATTTGGAGTTTTCGTTGATGAATATGGACACAGAACAAGAGCTGTAGATCCAGTTTGGAATCATTTTCCATTTTCATTTG ctTTTCGTAATCCGTACCTGTTTATTGTTCATTGTGCAACAGTtgaagttattaaattaactccagatgtatataaacataaatcgAAAATTCCAGAAAAAACATTGATTGATTTTAACAATCCAAGATACCTTGGACTTGCTGGAACACGTGGAATTTATGTTTCTAATGCTACTTCAACATtggatattcaaaaaattgatgGAGCTGCTTCTATTATGTCTAGAATGGCTGACAGTGTGGATtcttt atgtGACAACGATGACAGCAGTTCCGAGTGGAGTTTTTCTCAGAGTCTTGTTGAAACTCTTGATAATCCTGGTAAAAAAGTACATTTTGAGGAATCATCCAATCCAAGACTttaa